A window from Bufo bufo chromosome 1, aBufBuf1.1, whole genome shotgun sequence encodes these proteins:
- the LOC120987914 gene encoding olfactory receptor 1361-like — MNTSFSEDFHLIAFSRLQNVSYVLILSILLMYILCMLGNLIIIAVVWVAPRLHTPMYFFLCNLSTLDMAYVSTILPKFLDSQITKNTSISFTNCFTQLFMYVACVNTEFLLLSSMAFDRYVAICVPLKYPIIMDKRVCIILSFYPWTVGTLNSLLYFFLISRLSFCDSKDIIHFYCDMKALLRASCSDTKHVNIVILSEGYTLGFMAFGMILTSYVYIISSILKIKTSARRLKIFSSCSSHLTVVLLFCVSSLSVYMNPDSESSTELDMMLSLLYVAVVPALNPLVYSLRNKEVLDVLRIHKVIS, encoded by the coding sequence ATGAATACCTCATTTTCTGAAGATTTTCACCTGATAGCATTCTCCAGACTTCAGAATGTCTCCTATGTTCTTATCCTCAGTATTTTATTGATGTATATTTTATGTATGTTAGGAAATCTGATTATTATAGCAGTTGTATGGGTGGCACCACGACTACACACTCCAATGTACTTTTTCTTGTGTAACCTCTCTACCCTGGACATGGCCTATGTTTCTACTATTCTTCCAAAGTTTCTGGACTCACAAATAACTAAGAACACCAGCATTTCCTTCACAAACTGTTTCACTCAGTTATTCATGTATGTGGCATGTGTGAATACAGAATTTTTACTCCTGTCTTCTATGGCTTTTGACCGGTATGTGGCAATATGTGTTCCCTTGAAATATCCCATCATCATGGATAAAAGAGTATGTATTATACTTTCTTTTTACCCATGGACAGTTGGTACCTTGAACTCGTTGCTGTATTTTTTCCTGATATCTCGTCTTTCTTTTTGTGATTCCAAAGATATCATCCACTTCTACTGTGATATGAAAGCCCTTCTGAGAGCCTCCTGCAGTGACACCAAACATGTGAACATTGTAATATTATCAGAAGGATATACTTTAGGTTTTATGGCATTTGGTATGATTTTGACTTCTTATGTTTATATTATATCTTCCATCCTAAAGATCAAGACATCGGCTAGAAGACTAAAGATCTTCTCCAGCTGTTCTTCTCATCTAACAGTTGTCTTACTCTTTTGTGTTTCTTCTCTAAGTGTTTATATGAATCCTGACTCTGAAAGCTCCACAGAACTGGACATGATGCTCTCCTTGTTGTATGTGGCAGTGGTGCCAGCCTTAAATCCTCTGGTCTATAGTCTGAGGAACAAAGAAGTTTTAGATGTTTTAAGAATACATAAGGTTATTTCTTAA